CGCTGAGACAGCGCCTGAAAGAAGAAACGGTACGTCTAACCGACATGGAACAGCCAAAAGAAGATGATCGGATCACGGAAAAGGTCCTGAATATCTGGAGCGAAGTTCTGGGATGCAGCGGACTGTCTGCAGACCAGTCATTTTTTGAGCAGGGGGGAACTTCACTTGGAGCTTTAAATGTGCTGAGCCGCTTTTTCAACGAGGGACTGGAAATGACCATGGCTCAGTTCTATGAGAATCCGACTGCACGCGGGCAGGCAGCATTGTTTGGAGGAGAGGAACACGTATCGGGGCGGAGAGATGCAGTATGCTATCCTGCTGTGGTTCCAGAAGCCCGGATACTGTCAACACCCGGACAGAAAGCAGTCTTTGTGACAGGCGCAACCGGTTTTTTCGGGGCTCATCTTTTATACGAACTGATCAGCAGCGGAGTACCTCAGGTTCTGTGCCTGCTAAGAGGAGCCGATAAAAAAAGGCTGTCAGATGCACTGACATGGTATTTCGGCGCTGGATTTGTTTCACGTGCGGGTGACCGGATACGGGTTGTTTTCGGTGATTTGGAACAGCCGCGGTTTGGAATGTCAGAAGATGCGTTTCGAAATCTGGCGGGTTATATCGATGTGATTTATCACTGTGCTGCGGATGTACGCCATTATGCCGCCGATGAAGCAGAGTTTCTGGAGAGAAACGTAGGCGGAACCAGAACGGTTATTGAGCTCGCCAGATATTCCAATGCCGTGCTTCACCATATGTCTACGGCAAGTATCGGAGGAGAATACCTGAAAGGGCAGCCGGATATGACAGCAGTCTTTTCGGAGCAGGATTTTTATATTGGACAGAACTGGGAAGACAATATCTATCTCAAAAGCAAGTTTCTGGCGGAGGCTGAAGTATACAGGGCAGTGGAAGAAGGGCTTCAGGCAAGAGTTTACAGACTTGGCAGAATCATAAACCGTTCATCGGACGGTGTTTTTCAGCGAAACCCGCAGAGTAACGCGGCATTTCTGCTGATGCGGGCAGTGAGAAAACTAGGCTGTATACCGGTATCCATGCAGGATATACCGGTCGATCTGACTCCGGTAGACTGGTGTGCAAGGGCAGTACTTGCGCTGCACCGGATGAAACGAACTACGTGCCACCTTCTGAACAGCAGTCCGCCTGCGATGATTCAGGTTGCACAGATCCTGGTACCCGAACTGTCGGTTATACCGGACGGGCAGTTTGACCTGGTTCTGTCAGACAGAATGAATGAGACAAACCGTGAAATACTGGCACCGCTGCTGGATTTCTGGAACCGTATGAAGCGGTCAAAGAGCACAATACGTGTGGTGTGTACGGAAACTCAGAGAGAACTGGCAGATGCCGGATTCACGGAAAGAATACCGGAATATGAAAAACTGCTCATTGGATTAACTGCAAATTTTGACGATTAATTTTGAGGGGTCAGGAACATGATATCAGATTTTTCAGCGACAATTTTCATAACGGCTCTGATAGCCATTATCATATTCTTCATATGGAGTTATCAGGTAAGAAATCTTCAGCTGATCCATAAGTTTTATCTGATGCTGGCAGGTTCTTACGGATTGTGTGTGATCGCACTGATCGGCATGAAGATGACAGCCCCGGATAATAAACCGGCGCTTATCTTCTGGGATGCATGGACGAATATCATGGGGGCTTTCATGCCTGTGTTCTGTCTGTGTATTGCATTGATCTTTGTAAAAGGGTGGGAACAGATGCCCCGGCGTGCATGGTGGCTGTTTGCTGTACCGACGCTCACCAGCATTATCGTGTGTACCAATCCTCTCCACCACCTGCAGTATCAGGTGTTTTCCGTGATACGCAGTGAGATCATCTTCGGACCGTATATTGTGGTCACAGGACTTTACAGCTGGATGTGTCAGGTTGTCTCTCTGGTATTTATGATCAGTTTTGCATTCCGCAACCGCAGCAGACTGTACCTGATGCAGTGTCTGATGTTCTCATGCGGATGCGCATGTCCGCTGCTCGTGAGCATTCTGGCCACGACAACATCAAACATGTCGATTGCCGCGACTCCGCTCAGTTTTATACCGACCATCATGCTGAACGGGATTGCCATATACCAGCTTCATATACTGGACATTAAACCAATTGCTGCACAGAGAGTACTCGACTGGATATCTGACTGTTATCTCGTGCTGAGTGATAAGGGCGTGGTCATCAGTTATAACCAGCCGTTTGAACGCATTCTGGCTTCGCGTTACGGGATCGTTGAAAACAGCTATCTGAGAGACTGCGTGAAAGAAGAAGATGTTTTTAAGAAGACGGCCATTTATAATCTGATGACAGCCATCGAATCGTGCAGGAACGGCGGTTCCAATATCTCCTATGAACAGGCGATGACAGTGAAACGTGATTCGGGAGTGCATAAGATCTATTATGTTGTGGACGTGACAGCGCTGTATATCAAGGAAAA
The Ruminococcus gauvreauii genome window above contains:
- a CDS encoding histidine kinase N-terminal 7TM domain-containing protein encodes the protein MISDFSATIFITALIAIIIFFIWSYQVRNLQLIHKFYLMLAGSYGLCVIALIGMKMTAPDNKPALIFWDAWTNIMGAFMPVFCLCIALIFVKGWEQMPRRAWWLFAVPTLTSIIVCTNPLHHLQYQVFSVIRSEIIFGPYIVVTGLYSWMCQVVSLVFMISFAFRNRSRLYLMQCLMFSCGCACPLLVSILATTTSNMSIAATPLSFIPTIMLNGIAIYQLHILDIKPIAAQRVLDWISDCYLVLSDKGVVISYNQPFERILASRYGIVENSYLRDCVKEEDVFKKTAIYNLMTAIESCRNGGSNISYEQAMTVKRDSGVHKIYYVVDVTALYIKEKLSGFVAIFKDVTQLKKSMQQVQDSQARMMEQERLASLGQMIGGLAHNLKTPIMSISGCISAVETLVEECLESLDDPGVTEEDYREIYGEMSEWFDKMRESSSYMSDIITAIKGQAASVNTSEEASFTTEDLIKRSMLLMRHELTSSSCRVVFENSDRAYLIRGDINNLVQVLNNLLSNAVYAQKQVGGGDITIGVEADKELLKVFVKDTGPGFASGIRRRLFKEMVTSKGAHGTGLGLYISDAVVRGKFGGSVWVEDNPEGGAVVGFTIPFEMKEDSDVKDTKGGMRHETQ